CAAAGGTCCGATTTTTGAAGATGGTCCAAATTTTGATATGGCATTTAGGCTATTCCATGGACGTGATGGAGTTGTCCCACTTTCTGAAAGATCATTCTCAAGTTCTAAGAAAGAAGATACCCAACCATCACTTCCTGAGTTCAATCCATTAGCTGCAAAGGCAGCTACCATCAGTCTCTCAGCTTTTGGACCTGGAGGACCCTTTAGCTTTGACTCATTTTCGAAGAAGTGGAATGAGAAGATGAACTCCAATTCATCTAAAAAGAAGTCATCTTCACAGGTAATTATTGTTAATTTTCTTGCCTATGAGTGGcaattatttctttttcagCCTATTGAAATGTAGTTTAAGAATCCTTTAAGGTTCTTAAAATATTGATGCAGCAGACATAAGAGTCTTAAAAGCATTTGAGACATGTTTGTATTTTGAAACTTAACAAAATTATTAGGCTATATGTTATTTCTGAAATTCTGTCTCACTTGTGATGATTTTTCAGGGAGGACAACCAAATCATGAGGCATCAAGCAGTGAGTGGTTGCAAACTGGAAATTGCCCCATTGCAAAGTCATATCGTGCAGTTAGCAGTGTCTTGCCGCTTGTAGCAAAAGTTTTCCAGCCCCCACCAGGCGTGAAATTCAGGTGCCCACCTGCCGTGGTTGCAGCCCGAGCAGCTATAGCACGGACTGCTTTTGCTAAGAACATTCGGCCTCAACCCCTGCCCGCCAAAATACTCGTGATTGGGATGTTGGGCATGGCAGTGAATATCCCTTTAGGAATATGGAGGGAGCACACCCAAAAATTTTCGGCATCATGGTTTGCAGCAGTCCATGCAGCAGTTCCATTCATAGCAATGCTTCGGAAATCTGTATTGATGCCAAAGTCAGCCATGGCATTTACCATTGCAGCTTCTGTACTAGGACAGGTTATTGGGTCTAGAGCAGAGCGATACCGGCTGAAGGCTGTAGCTGCAAGGAAAATGTCTCTTGCAGAAACTCCTGCCGGCGGTTCAAGTGACTTGCAAATTGTTTCTGTTAAAGGAGGACATTGTGGAAATGTGGTGGAGTATCCAGTTTCTCTTCAGGTTGCTGGGAATTCTTCGTCAGCAAATGTATTTTGCTGATTTTAGTTCTCTTGGCACTTATAGACCCAACTTTACTTGGAATCTAAAGATTGATTGTAATTCTGTTTTCAACGCAAAGTTTGCTTTCCATGATGGTCGTCTCCTTTACTGTAAGAAACTGAGCTTACGCAATTGAAGGAATAAAAGGCTATGGAGAAAGAGAGTGATTTTATTCGAAGGATCTGTGATTGAttccttaattaaaataaaaatagtgttATTTGACTAATGAATGGATGTAGCCCATGGCATTGAATATTCAAAAAATACAGCAAAGCATATTGGAGTTGGCGTTGTGCTGGTGGTGGGAGCATGTCTGGTCAACCACTGGCTGCTACCATATGTTTATTGCATTTGAAAGAAGATTGACCAACGAGCAAATTCCCTAATCAAAAGTAACTGCGTGGCTGCCACATCCACGTTTgactttcatatatatatatataattgattttaataagtGGAATCTCACAGCTTCACAACCAtcctattaaaaatttatatcttGACCTAATACGGAAAGATTACAACTCTATCCTCATCAACCATTTACCCATTGGCATCCATTAGATATAACATTAGCAGCGGAAACAAAATTCGAGATGCTACTCTAAATGTAGAAATTGAGGGATCCCGATTTCATTTTACTTTCTAATTATCGATCCTCTTCAAGTCGTTGGTGGGCAACTCCCAAGTGCTTTGAATCTGAATATGCCTATGGAGGTTTGGCACAACACGGATTTGGAATAATTAGtaatttacaacacaaaaaagCAATATCAGAAAATTATCATACTCCTACAGCATGGGGCtttgaatttttgtttttttaaaccGGTTGGTTGCGGATGATGCCAAACAAAGAATTGACTTTCCATGCATAAACACAAGGTCAATAATTAAGAGAAAGCAACGGCCATAGAACCGCCACGATAGCACAGTAGACAAGCGAGAACTAACATTCCAATCGATTAGAAGAGAACGTTGCATCTAATCTATAAAGCATATTCcaacacaaataaaaaaaaaaacccacgcTGTGTATGAAAGGAAGGTGGTGTTAATAGTCGGAATGGAATGGATAGGTAATTGAATGACGGAGGGACAGTGACAAAGCCCCCCTCTCTCTACTTTCACAGATTATTTCTGTATTTCCATCAAATACAACAAATACAAACCTAAAGCTACAGCTACAGCTGTTGTAGCAATATTACAAAGCACCTaaattatcttttcttttttttttttttaccaaaaagACGGACTTGAGAACCGTCTCAATCCCCTATTCATCATTCCATTGAACAATACAAAAACTATTATACAGGTCACGGCAAACAAAAGACGATTTGCCGCCGAGATGTGTACCCCTCTTCAACAGGCCTCTCCACTCCTACCTGCCTATGTCACCCTTACTTCTCCATGATTCCTCCTCTCTCATCATGCTTCCGTTTTGCCCACCATACTGCTCCGTTTTAGAGTAGTGCATTTTAAGAGCAGTTACCGGATCTGAAACTCCTGTGCATGATCCCCCAACAAGAACTCCCCCTCTTCCTACTACATTCATTCCTACCATTCCCCTTCCCTGCTGCTGTAAACTTGAGATTGTTTCAAACCCATTTCTTCTTTGCATCTCACAGAATATATCCTGCCGCTGTTTCATATCTACAGAGAATGGCTGCACTTTACTACTATCATGACTCCTGTACATTTGGTAATCCACAACTCCCTTGCTGCTACTTATTTCCCTCGGAGGCAAAACCGAGACACCGGTCAAGTTACGGTCATTACACTTCATTGCAGCCTGCAAAGCCTGCTGCTCCATTTTCGACGAGGACACATGATAATTGCCAAATGCTGCAGGATACTTGGCCAAAAAGTACTCCGATATAGATGGAAACCCAGTTTGTATCATGTTCCCATCCCAGAAGCCATAACTCTTCATGGGAACATTCTCAAGGCCAAGATAATTATTACGATCAAACTTCAAGACAGAAGAGCTCCCATCTGTTGTTTGATGACCAGTGAATTTCAGAGTTGATGACTTGCTACCTGGCTTAGTACAATGTGTCCCCTGTTCCACATTCTCATTGATGCTAGGATTTGACTTTTGCGCACACGAGGAATTAGTAAGTATTTTGCCAAAAAGTTTAACATCACCATTCCTGCATGGCTTTTCCACATTTGATGAACTCCTTGAATGGTCTCTTGGATGATCATTGCCTATATCAGTGTGCTGGGAGACAAGTGGAAGCTCAGGCACTGAGCACTCATCTTTTACATTATTACACTTTCGAAGATAGCAATCTTGACCTACAAACTGATTTGCAGCACTCCTGTCCGCCATTGGAAGGCTTTGAACTTCAGGAGGCCCGCAAGAAACATCCCCATTCATCTCTATCTTTGTTGGTATAGGAAGTGGATAGCCCGCAATAATCTGGGAAGACTCGCTACAACTCACCAAACGTTGCCCTGGCAAATGCTGCAAATCATTATCCTGACCAACCAATTTTTTACCCTGCTCATCTCTGCTCTCCTGAATATCAAATTGAGACAAAAGCGTATCATGGTTATCCATTTTCCTGAAAGGAATGGCAGCAATACGATACTTATCCATAGACTTGATCTCCATGGATGCATGCTGCATGTTTTCCATAGCAAGACTGAACTTCGAACAGGAACCCATATCCAAAGACTGGTGGGACACATCTGTAGAAGCATTTGAATCTCGTATCAAGCCACTTTGGTCATTCAAACTATTCTCGAGCGGCAAAAGTTCTTCTGCCTTGAAATGATTTACACTTCCATTAGCAGAAGCTTCTACTACAGTTTTAACATCACCAACTGGATTGGATGGGACAGGGTCCACTGTATCTCCTACAGAAATATTGTCCTCAATCGGTTTCTCCATTCCAGCTTCTAAACTGACAGATCCATTTGAAATTTCCTGGGCCTTCATTAACTCAGATTGGCAGACAGAACCATCCATGATTTTGTTGTCAATGTCAATAGCTTGCACAGGCTTGTGCTCCATCTGGCAAGAATCAGAAACAAATGTTTTTTCAACCTTCATGTCATTCTGCACTAATTCCACAGAAACATTGTTGTCCTTTGATCTATTTAAGTCAGTAGTCAAAATTATCCTCTCCACATCATCAGATACCTCACACTTTGGATCCATGACAGGTAATGGTAAGTTATCATCCATCTTGGAGCCCAACTTACTACTGCAGTTAACCGAGCCATACTCGAAAGCACCACCTTCTGCGTCACTTCCACCACCATTTGCATCATCACTCAATGGTGTTCCTAGGTTTCCTGATCCAGGATGTATCGAGTCTAACCCAAGGCACTTCCGAGCCTTGCTAAAGAACACCTTACACTGGTCCCTAGACCTTGTCCTTACACATCGTGAGATTGTAGCAAAATCCTTCCCATAGGATGACACAGCGCGTATGAAGATAGACTTCTCCTCATCTGTCCAATCAGCAGGATCCATTTCCCCACAACTCTCGTCTGAGCAAGTCTCTTCATCAACATTCTCTGTAACATCAGACGTTGAAGGTCGTTTCCTTACAGAGTCCACCTTTTGTGACTTCCACTCCCGGCAACCATCCCCCGGATCAACAGAAGTAGTGATGCAGGAACTCATTGCCTCCGAGGACATTGAACCACAAATGCCTGCTAAAACATCTGCAGCAACAGTTTCTCTTTCATTCTCAAGAATGTCCAAGTTGCTTGATCGGTCTAAATTCCCATCATCGCCATGCGATGGTTTAGAATTACAGTAGCCTCCCAAATAATATCTCCCAGAACACATCTGTTGATTTGCCATACCATTGTCAGCATCAGCTGCTATCAAGGAAGCTGCACCCAGAATATCAAGCGAGGCAGCATTCATTTCGCGATTCCAATGCTTACCAGATGCCATTAGATAGTTAGTAGAGGACTTTGATTGCTTACGCTTTTTGGTTTTCTCAAAACAATCAGATTTGTGGTTTTTGTAGTAGAATTCAACACAATCTGCAGTTGTCTTATGATCAAGAAAAGAAGCAATTTTCCGGAAATCCTTCCCGAAGGTGGCTAACTTATCAATGAAAACACCTCTCTCTTCTGAGCTCCAAGGATTGATCATAGCTCTTTCCTTCTCAATGGCACAGGGATCTTCAACTAATCCATTACTGGAGATAAAACGCGAAACTGTCCTCTCTTTGTTGTCCAAACTTAAAGCCGGCATTTTCAAAGCATTCCTGTAAAGCTTCACTTGAGAAACTGATAGCAGCCTGCTGGTGAAGTTAAGCATCTCTGTAGTAGGGATCAGGCTCAGATTTCCAACTGCAAAAACAAATTTAGAacgtcaaaaaataaaatattatattgataGTAAAATTAACATAGAGGTCACAGGAGAACTGATTCACATCCAAATCATTTTCAGCAGCATAACTCACTATCTACAGTACATCCAACATGCAGA
This region of Manihot esculenta cultivar AM560-2 chromosome 10, M.esculenta_v8, whole genome shotgun sequence genomic DNA includes:
- the LOC110625110 gene encoding uncharacterized protein LOC110625110, whose translation is MDFFFRGLNDESVPSQHDILRCPFLRNINEPTNFSFSSSMPFPMPIRKGKGPIFEDGPNFDMAFRLFHGRDGVVPLSERSFSSSKKEDTQPSLPEFNPLAAKAATISLSAFGPGGPFSFDSFSKKWNEKMNSNSSKKKSSSQGGQPNHEASSSEWLQTGNCPIAKSYRAVSSVLPLVAKVFQPPPGVKFRCPPAVVAARAAIARTAFAKNIRPQPLPAKILVIGMLGMAVNIPLGIWREHTQKFSASWFAAVHAAVPFIAMLRKSVLMPKSAMAFTIAASVLGQVIGSRAERYRLKAVAARKMSLAETPAGGSSDLQIVSVKGGHCGNVVEYPVSLQVAGNSSSANVFC
- the LOC110624751 gene encoding uncharacterized protein LOC110624751, whose product is MPPERLPGDRKDFCKERKPRWRESSSSHYGSSRDFPRWGGSNEFRRPPGHGKQGGWHLFAEESGHGYAPFRSSDRILEEKNFRTSVSRGDGKYARNGRDNRGSFSQRDWRANSWELNNGSLNMPGRLHDARNDQKSVDDTVTYPSSHPRTEFLTSWDPLHSKDLHDNSKMVVGNGMGTGQRGDRENLDWKPLNKWTRSGSLSSRGSGFSHSSSSKSLGGADSYEGKAELQLKNASLVQSPSGDAAACVTSAPSDEMAARKKPRLNWGEGLAKYEKKKVESPEVNLSKDGVVISSNNIEPIHSQITTLVEKSPRVMGLSDCASPATPSSVACSSPGVEEKISGKEVTGDNDVSNLCGSPSIGSQSNIEGLSFNLEVLDATSVANLGAVLVELLQSDDSSSVDSSFIRSTAMNKLLILKGGISKALEVTESEIDLLENELKSLKFVSGSRYPCLEASSFLPAGDEVKLCNEQGAASDIPRPSPLQVSSCGPGDLEKIPICSGGLEEVHGGSKGDDVDSSGNATSKFVESMSTVKAVSSSDLVKHGECSGDVGGIETTNLVFKSVVPCTSDQGDVPACGDVDVNFLTECKGGDSFPNDASFAEDNLCNLILAANRESASKACKVFSTLLPRDDCKIDFPEVANVAFRHNDVLVKEKFARRKQFLKFKERVVTLKFKAFQHLWKEDMRLLSIRKFRAKSQKKYESMRITHSGYQKNRSSVRSRFSSLVGNLSLIPTTEMLNFTSRLLSVSQVKLYRNALKMPALSLDNKERTVSRFISSNGLVEDPCAIEKERAMINPWSSEERGVFIDKLATFGKDFRKIASFLDHKTTADCVEFYYKNHKSDCFEKTKKRKQSKSSTNYLMASGKHWNREMNAASLDILGAASLIAADADNGMANQQMCSGRYYLGGYCNSKPSHGDDGNLDRSSNLDILENERETVAADVLAGICGSMSSEAMSSCITTSVDPGDGCREWKSQKVDSVRKRPSTSDVTENVDEETCSDESCGEMDPADWTDEEKSIFIRAVSSYGKDFATISRCVRTRSRDQCKVFFSKARKCLGLDSIHPGSGNLGTPLSDDANGGGSDAEGGAFEYGSVNCSSKLGSKMDDNLPLPVMDPKCEVSDDVERIILTTDLNRSKDNNVSVELVQNDMKVEKTFVSDSCQMEHKPVQAIDIDNKIMDGSVCQSELMKAQEISNGSVSLEAGMEKPIEDNISVGDTVDPVPSNPVGDVKTVVEASANGSVNHFKAEELLPLENSLNDQSGLIRDSNASTDVSHQSLDMGSCSKFSLAMENMQHASMEIKSMDKYRIAAIPFRKMDNHDTLLSQFDIQESRDEQGKKLVGQDNDLQHLPGQRLVSCSESSQIIAGYPLPIPTKIEMNGDVSCGPPEVQSLPMADRSAANQFVGQDCYLRKCNNVKDECSVPELPLVSQHTDIGNDHPRDHSRSSSNVEKPCRNGDVKLFGKILTNSSCAQKSNPSINENVEQGTHCTKPGSKSSTLKFTGHQTTDGSSSVLKFDRNNYLGLENVPMKSYGFWDGNMIQTGFPSISEYFLAKYPAAFGNYHVSSSKMEQQALQAAMKCNDRNLTGVSVLPPREISSSKGVVDYQMYRSHDSSKVQPFSVDMKQRQDIFCEMQRRNGFETISSLQQQGRGMVGMNVVGRGGVLVGGSCTGVSDPVTALKMHYSKTEQYGGQNGSMMREEESWRSKGDIGR